The nucleotide window CCGTAAGTTCTTCGCACCGGCAGACCACGGCATCGTCCGTCGGCTGTAACAAGGATGGAGTGGGAGCGAAGTATTCATCAAGAAATGGCTGCAACTCACGGCATTGCCGGACACTGCGCATGTGGATTTCTGCGCGTCGGTTGCGGTTGGTCATGTCCAGACGGCCCAGTTCGTGACAGATGTCCAGGCCAACCAGCCGGCCTTCACTCTGTGCAGCAACTGCGCCGCGAACGCAGGCCACGTCGCCCGCCGTACGTATGCCTGGCACGCTGGTCTGGCCCCATTCATCGGCGCTGACATGCCAGTATCGCTGGCGTTCGTCCCAGGTATGGCGACACCGGGCAAGGCGGGTGATGCGGCTTTCTGAAATGACGCCCTCGTGCAGCAGCACCGTTGAGGCAGAGAGGCTTTTCTTCCTGCCTCCCAAGGCGGTGAAATTGATTCTCAGGTTTTCCGGTTCTGCCTGTTCTATCTTGAGGTCGCGAACAGCGAAAACACATTTTTGCTTGAAAAAGGTTTGCGCGGCCATGCTCACGCCGTGCAGGAAATAACCTGGGCGCGACAAGGCTCCTTTCATATGCTTCATGGCGCGCAGCATGTTGCTGAGCCTGCCTGTGAAAAGAACTGCCGCCACTGGAACCTTGAAGTGGTGCATGTGTACAGCGGCCTGAAAGATAAGGGGGCCGTTGCCGCACAGCACTACTGGGCCTTGCGGTAAAAGTGAGGCCGACTTGAGCAATATATCCGAAGCTCCCGAACCCATAACGCCAGGGAGGGTCCAGCCTGGCAGCGGTACAGGGCGTTCCATTGCTCCCGTGGCAAGCACAACTTGCCGGGCGGTCATGCAACGGCTTTGCCCCGGTATGCTGAAATATACTCTGTCTGGGGCGATATCCCATACATTGGCGCTGGGCAGAAACGTTGCGCCACAGCTTTTGAATTCTTCCAGCAGCGGCAAGCCGGAAGAATAGTCTGCCCCAAGACTGCGAGCGAGGGCAGACGAACCGATGCTTTTGAATATCTGACCGCCGGGTTCGGCCTGCCTCTCAAGTACCAGCGTGTGCAGACCCTGGCGTGCTGTTTCAATGGCTGCGCACATACCTGCGGGACCAGCCCCGACAATGATGACATCCCAAGTGCTACGCATGGTTGCAACTCTCCTTGTCAAAATTGGGAACCCCTGTCTGGCGGCTTACCCGCATGCCCTCTGCCACAGGAATGAGGCAGGCCTGCTGGTTGGGAACGCCGTTAATGGTCATGAGGCATTCAAAGCATACACCCATATGACAATAGGGGCCGCGTTTGTGCCCCCCATGCGTGGTGCGGGTCCAGCCGTGGGATGATCCCAGCACGGCGGCAGCAACGGTTATGCCTTCGTCAACCTCAAGGGGCTGTCCTTCAAAGTAAATGGTCACCTGCCTGGCCGCAGAAGGGGTAACTTTGACAAACACGATTGTTCTCCTCAGGCGGTGGTTGTTCCGGCAGAATGCGTCACAGAGCTTGTGCCGAATCTGTCTAGGGCCATATAGCTGATGTCCATAAAAGGAGCCTGACCGCGTACCATTTCTGAAATAAGCTTGCCCGTGATAAGCGAGAGGCCAATGCCGTTTCCTTCGTGCCCGGTGGCCACAAAAAGCCCTTGAAGAGGCGTGGGCGAAATGATGGGTTTGGCGTCTGGAGTGCAGGGACGCAAACCCGCGTAGCAGCGGATGACTCTCGTATCGGCCAAGGCGGGGTAAAAATGGCGGGCGCGCTGCGCGATAATGCGCATGACCGTTGGATCAGGGCGAATGTTCATGCCAACATAGCGGCGGCTGCTGCCAAGCAGAATTGTTCCTGCATGCGAGGGCTCAAGCACAAATGCAACGCCAAAGTGCTCCATTTCAGGCGTGGCATCGCTGCGGGTTTTGCCTCCCTTTGCCAGAAGATAGCCGTATTCTGCATAGTTTTTGCCCACCAGGTTGCGCACGCGTTCGGTAACGAGAACATGCCCCTGCCGTGGACGAACAGGAACGGAAAGCCCCACCATGTCGGCAAGCAGGGGCGTCCAGACGCCTGCGGCAAGGATGACGTTATCAGTATGGATGAGCCCTTTGTCCGTTTCAACCGTTGTGATCCGTCCCTTGTCGGTACGCAGACCTGTGACGCTGGTTCTGGTCATGAGGGTTGCGCCATTGGCTTCCGCATGCATGGCAAGCCCCTGGCAAAGCCGCATGGGGTTAAGCTTGCAATCACCATTGAAATTCAGGCAAGCCAGAATGCTGTCGCCAATATTGGGTTCGTGGTGGCGTAAGTCGTCTCTGTCCCACAGAGTGACGTCAACTCCCTCATTTTTTTTGCCCTCATAGTTGGCGCACACCGCGTCTAGATCCCGTTCGTCATCTACCAGCAGCCCAAGACCTTCTGGCGAAAATTCAAAGTCTACTGGCAGAAATTTTTCTGCCGCATGAAACATATCCTGTCCGTATTTGCAAAATTGGCTGTATGCGCCGGGCGGCGTGTCGTAGGTGACCACATGGCCGTCGCAGCGGCGGCTGGACCCCCAGGCGAACTCGCCATGCTCAACAAGGGTTACATCAACCCCGTCCATGGCAAGATAGCAGGCTACTGCTGTACCTACCGCCCCCCCGCCGATAACTACGGCTCCGGCGGTGTCTTTGCTGCTCATGGTAGTTCCCTTTGCTTTTGTTGCTCAGGTATGTGTATGAGGGACGGCCCCAAGCCGCCCCTCATGAGGAATGTTAGCAAAAGTCGGCCTGTTTGAGCACTTTTTCAAGTTCAATACGCACTCCTTCAGAAAGGGGCTGGCGGGGCAGGCGCAATTTGCCCGTTCCAAACCCCTTGAGCGTAAGAGAATGCTTGACCACCTGCCAGAGCTCGCCCGTGTCTTCAAGCAAACGCAACAATGGCAGCATCTGCCGATATACCTTGCGTGCCTCGTCAAGATTTTTTTCTTTAACAATAAGGTTGTACAGCTTGACGCACATGGCGGGGGCCACGTTGGCAAGCACGCAAACCCAGGCTTTGGCGCCCATGACAAAACTTTCGTAAGCAAGGCTTTCGCATCCGCAGAAAACCACCAGTTTGTCGCCCACCTCGTCCACAGAGCGGGTAAGGCGCATAATATCACCGCTGGATTCTTTAAGAAAACCCATGTTGGGCAATTGGGCGCATTTTATCAGGGTTTCGGGCGAAACGGCCACACCGCAGCTGCCAGGGTTGTTGTACACCATCACCGGCAGGGGGCTTTGGGTGGAGAGGTACTTGTAGAATTCATAAATTTCATGCTGGCTGGGATGTACGCCAGGAGGGGGAAGAATCATGACACCAGCGGCGCCGATTGAGCCTGCATGTTTTGAAAGTTCAACTGAAACATCAACATTGGGCGAAATGGCGCCCACAATGACCGGAACCTTGCCATTCACCTCTTTCATCGTGAACTCGGCAACCTTTTTGCGTTCGTCAATAGAAAGCGCAGGCCATTCGCCAGTGGCTCCCACGGGCATGATACCGTGTACGCCTGATTTGAGCAGCCATTGGATATGGTTGGATATCGCGCTGTAGTCGATGCTGCCGTCCTGATTAAAGTGCGTCACCGTTACTGCGAAAATACCGTGAATGTTGTTCATGTATCCTCCATTGGATTTTTATGCATAGTCCCTAGCAAAAAATCTACCAACAGTACTTAAAAAATAACTATATAAAAAATATGGATGTTTTTTTGTTATGTTCAGGGCCGACGCATGATGTTGCCACGTTGGTTGCGCCATAATGCTACAGGTGTAGCCTTGTGCTACACATTGTTCACTTCTGTTTATTGCCGTCGATGATGGGCATGATGTGTGCAGCAGGCAGTAATGATGTCGCGATTATTACAATAACAAAGCTGTTTCAGATTGTATTTTGATTATTGCCAATGGCAGACTGGCGCAGGCGGCTTTCAGGCATGCAATTCAATCAGAGTAGGAAGGACTCGATTTCTGGGTGATAGGAATACTTTCTGGGCGATAGGGTACACTGCCCACAACAGATTACGTTAGCGTGTATGCCCAGGTCTGCATGATTTTATTCGTAAAAATTGGTCCCGCGTTCACTAAAACAGTGAGCGCGGGACTCTTTTGTCTAATGGGGCTATTAACTTAAAGCTTGAACTTGCTGTTGTCCGCGCGCATCTTGCTCACTGCGGCCACCAAGGCATCCACATTAAGGACCATTTCCATCATACTTATCTGCTCATCCCACTTGGCGGGATCGGCAGCTTCCTTCATTTCCGGTTCAAGCACGTGGTACACGCAGAGTCCCAACGGAACTCCGGCCAGGGATCCGGCAAAGGTGGGGTCGCCCAAGGTAACGGTTTCGGCATAGATCTCCGCCCCTTCAGGGTCGGAAGAACCGAGAACCACCACGATGTTTTCACCACCAAACTTCTCAGCGGCGTCCTTTACACGTTGCTGA belongs to Desulfovibrio intestinalis and includes:
- a CDS encoding dihydrodipicolinate synthase family protein translates to MNNIHGIFAVTVTHFNQDGSIDYSAISNHIQWLLKSGVHGIMPVGATGEWPALSIDERKKVAEFTMKEVNGKVPVIVGAISPNVDVSVELSKHAGSIGAAGVMILPPPGVHPSQHEIYEFYKYLSTQSPLPVMVYNNPGSCGVAVSPETLIKCAQLPNMGFLKESSGDIMRLTRSVDEVGDKLVVFCGCESLAYESFVMGAKAWVCVLANVAPAMCVKLYNLIVKEKNLDEARKVYRQMLPLLRLLEDTGELWQVVKHSLTLKGFGTGKLRLPRQPLSEGVRIELEKVLKQADFC
- a CDS encoding NAD(P)/FAD-dependent oxidoreductase codes for the protein MSSKDTAGAVVIGGGAVGTAVACYLAMDGVDVTLVEHGEFAWGSSRRCDGHVVTYDTPPGAYSQFCKYGQDMFHAAEKFLPVDFEFSPEGLGLLVDDERDLDAVCANYEGKKNEGVDVTLWDRDDLRHHEPNIGDSILACLNFNGDCKLNPMRLCQGLAMHAEANGATLMTRTSVTGLRTDKGRITTVETDKGLIHTDNVILAAGVWTPLLADMVGLSVPVRPRQGHVLVTERVRNLVGKNYAEYGYLLAKGGKTRSDATPEMEHFGVAFVLEPSHAGTILLGSSRRYVGMNIRPDPTVMRIIAQRARHFYPALADTRVIRCYAGLRPCTPDAKPIISPTPLQGLFVATGHEGNGIGLSLITGKLISEMVRGQAPFMDISYMALDRFGTSSVTHSAGTTTA
- the grdA gene encoding glycine/sarcosine/betaine reductase complex selenoprotein A — encoded protein: MAKLEGKKLLLLGERDGVPGPAMADVFANSGAEILFSATECFVUTAAGAMDLENQQRVKDAAEKFGGENIVVVLGSSDPEGAEIYAETVTLGDPTFAGSLAGVPLGLCVYHVLEPEMKEAADPAKWDEQISMMEMVLNVDALVAAVSKMRADNSKFKL
- a CDS encoding FAD-dependent oxidoreductase; translation: MRSTWDVIIVGAGPAGMCAAIETARQGLHTLVLERQAEPGGQIFKSIGSSALARSLGADYSSGLPLLEEFKSCGATFLPSANVWDIAPDRVYFSIPGQSRCMTARQVVLATGAMERPVPLPGWTLPGVMGSGASDILLKSASLLPQGPVVLCGNGPLIFQAAVHMHHFKVPVAAVLFTGRLSNMLRAMKHMKGALSRPGYFLHGVSMAAQTFFKQKCVFAVRDLKIEQAEPENLRINFTALGGRKKSLSASTVLLHEGVISESRITRLARCRHTWDERQRYWHVSADEWGQTSVPGIRTAGDVACVRGAVAAQSEGRLVGLDICHELGRLDMTNRNRRAEIHMRSVRQCRELQPFLDEYFAPTPSLLQPTDDAVVCRCEELTAQELQQTIKQGCFSPDGLKAQARPGMGTCQGRMCGQAVAEMIAHTQGLPLDQLPQYTAQPPLFPLSLGELADMPMPPDLN
- a CDS encoding 2Fe-2S iron-sulfur cluster-binding protein; this translates as MFVKVTPSAARQVTIYFEGQPLEVDEGITVAAAVLGSSHGWTRTTHGGHKRGPYCHMGVCFECLMTINGVPNQQACLIPVAEGMRVSRQTGVPNFDKESCNHA